Proteins encoded in a region of the Populus alba chromosome 13, ASM523922v2, whole genome shotgun sequence genome:
- the LOC118059379 gene encoding bark storage protein B translates to MSSIKLAVLLVLGLLLATAQQSMQLSLRNPTAEIETSNCKIAILRLGLVFTSDNNEKALLDSGLYEPDSENPSVDIAGRRFHIGTLNNSHIIYVKAGRHSVNVAAAVQILLLRFRTSGIVFFGSSGSLDEKMLVPGDVAVPKAVAFTGVWEWKKFRSEKGRLVFGDFNYPENGENLLGTVEYEKINMFSPSEAPKEVFWLPITTSWYDAATEALKDLKLRQCYSGKCLPGKPKVVFESKGSTSDFYVRNKAYGDFLNKNFAAKTADTASASVALTSLSNEKLFVVFQGVSNVAGVTSSDSGVSYLASYNAMLAATKFINSIPTPRLACE, encoded by the exons ATGTCGAGTATCAAGTTGGCAGTACTGCTGGTGCTTGGGCTGCTGCTGGCTACGGCACAGCAGTCCATGCAGTTGAGTTTGAGAAACCCTACAGCTGAGATCGAGACAAGCAATTGCAAAATTGCAATCCTTCGCCTAGGCCTTGTTTTTACTTCTGATAACAACGAAAAGGCCCTTCTAGACTCTGGTCTTTATGAGCCTGACAGTGAAAATCCTTCTGTTGACATTGCCGGAAGAAGGTTCCATATTGGAACACTTAACAATAGCCATATTATATATGTTAAGGCCGGGAGGCACTCA GTAAATGTGGCTGCAGCTGTGCAAATTCTCTTGCTTAGATTTCGTACTTCCGGAATCGTCTTCTTTGGAAGTTCTGGAAGCCTTGATGAGAAGATGTTGGTGCCAGGTGATGTTGCTGTGCCGAAGGCTGTTGCCTTCACAGGAGTTTGGGAATGGAAG AAATTCCGATCGGAGAAAGGTAGACTGGTATTTGGAGACTTCAATTATCCAGAGAATGGAGAGAACTTGTTGGGGACTGTAGAGTAtgagaaaattaacatgttctCTCCAAGTGAAGCACCCAAGGAAGTTTTCTGGCTTCCAATCACCACATCCTGGTATGATGCTGCCACTGAAGCGCTCAAG GATTTGAAGTTAAGACAGTGCTATTCTGGTAAATGCCTGCCCGGAAAACCCAAAGTTGTCTTCGAATCGAAGGGTTCTACTTCTGATTTTTACGTTCGAAACAAAGCATACGGAGACTTCCTTAACAAAAATTTTGCTGCAAAAACTGCCGATACAGCAAGTGCTTCTGTAGCTTTG ACATCTTTGTCAAATGAAAAGCTCTTCGTGGTGTTCCAAGGTGTTTCAAATGTAGCTGGTGTAACAAGCTCAGACTCAGGAGTTAGCTACTTGGCCTCCTACAACGCCATGCTTGCTGCCACCAAGTTCATTAATTCAATCCCTACGCCACGACTTGCTTGTGAGTGA